AAGCCACTGCCGGCGAAGCAACACTGACCTTCTCTACTATACTGCACCATTCATTTATTTTAGAAACCATAAAGACCCAGCTACATGGCCAAAGTCAGACTTTTGTTGGCCTTAAGTACATTGAACCGACTAACCATGTCAAATCTGGTAAGTATTTGTCCATTTCATCAATGCACTCATTGTTTGTCCATGGTATTAAAGTCTCTCATCAGACAATCATGGCTGTGACACACTGGCCCATTACTTTTGATACATTTATTTTCAATGTAGCGAACCAAACAGACGACAGCGCAACCCTATCGTTCTCCAGGATCCTACAGCATTCACTCATTATAGAATCGATGGAGACAAACATGCATGGTCGGGTGCAGACGTTTGTGGGTTTGAAAATTATGCCGCCCCCTGCGTTGCCGAAACCTGGTAAACTTACAATTAACTCTCACCTAAAGGTGTTTGCTAAGCGAAAGTGTAAGGACATAACTTTTATATTGTGTTCTCATGCAAGAATTGATAAGAAAAGTATtctgattttatatatttttttaaaccatGTTTCCTAGGATGCCCATAGTGTCATGAATTTTATTTTGTCTAGCGGTGTTGATGGTCAAGATTTGTCATATTTGAAGTAGCTCCCTAACTAACTGTTTATCCAACGTTCTCATACATGGTGAACCAGAACAACTAAGATTTGTTTTTGGATATTCAACCCGCTTAGGCTTTCCCAGCTGACCGTTTAAATTGTTTCGAGTTGTTAAACGTTGTTTTACTGCTTTCACTAAATTTATCATCGAACACGTACACTTTATTTTACTCAGGCAAACTCGGCAAAGAACATACAAGTTATAAAAAGCGCAACCCGCATATTGCCTACACGTCTTCAGGTAACTTCTATGCCCAACAGGAACTCCACCAATAACCAATTATTTTAAACATAAACTAAAGTGGTTAAATTATTTATGGTAACCACCCATACAGGTCAAAGTGCATTTGTCATTAAACCATCATGGCCAACTAATTACTCTATTTGCAGGTACACATGTGTCTTACCATAACCAAGGCGTACCAACCTTTAAGTGTATCTATTGCAATGCAAGTATGTGGTATGAAGAGCGTAGTAACAAACCCAATACCACAAAGACACCAACGTTCTCACTATGCTGTCAAAATGGAAAACTCCTCCTCCCAAAGCTACAGGAAGCCCCAACATTGCTGAAATCGTTATTAGACTACACAACTACTTCGACGGCTAAATTTCGCGAGCAAATTCGGGTGTATAACAGCATGTTTTCCTTCACATCATTTGGCGCAAAAATTGATCACTCAGTCAACCGTGGCCGAGGCCCTTATACATTTAGAATAAGCGACCAAACATACCATAAAATTGGTTCACTTTTGCCAGAGGAGGGAAGCCAGCCCAGATACGCACAACTGTATTTTTTTGACACAGAAAATGAAACAAGGAACCGCATGTCTGCCTTTGTTAGTCCCGAAACACGACAACCGTTAGATGAACACTTAACCACGAGTCTGATCAACATGTTGAATGACCACAGTGCCGTTGCACAAGCGTTTCGGATGGCACGAGATTGGGAAACTAATAACATATCGTCAAATTTTGAACTCAGGTTGCTTGCTAGGGTAACACATACCCGACAATATAACACACCCACTGTAGCGGAAGTAGCAGCATTGATAACAAGCGATTTTGGGCAATGTACAACCTCACGTGATATCATtgtccaaaaaaaaaatttctcccCCGAAAAGGATATCAGAACTACACCAACTGTATATGTCATTACAATACCCTTTATTATTTCCCTATGGGGAAACAGGGTATCACAAAGAAATCCCGTACCGTAATAATAACGGAAGACGGAAAACTATTAGAGGGTTTGTCACCATGCGTGAGTTCTATTGTTATATGATTCAACAACGTGAAAATGAGGGCACCACCTTGCTAAGAGGTGGACGATTATTTCAGCAATATTTAGTCGACGCATTCACAGCCATCGAAGAACAACAGCTTAAATGGCTAAGGAATCATCAAAACGAGTTACGCCTTGATCTATACAATAACATTTGTGATGCTGTGACACGAGGAGACACGAAAGCCACCTCAATAGGAAAACGTATCATCCTCCCATCTTCACACACAGGGAGCCCACGGTATATGGTCCAGAACTACCAAGATGCGATGGCTCTTTGCCGAGAATTTGATAACCCCGACTTATTCATTACCTTCACCTCCAACCCTAAATGGCCAGAAATCAACGCCATGCTATCCTATATAGAAGGTCAACGCGCACCAGATCGACCCGACATTGTTGCACGCGTCTTCAAACTAAAGCTTGATTGCATAATGACTGACATAATGAAGAAACACATTTTTGTTACAACGGAAGCAGGTATCTTTTAGACACTTTTAAACTTCCCATTATAGGGCCATTTCCTTCTTATCGTGGACACTATTGTCAAAGTGGCGTCAAAATAACTGTTTCTGTTACCCTACCTCTATGTTATCATTTAAATACctgttaaaacataaaaaaattaaACAAATATCTGTAAATACAAAGACCCATATTAAAATACATAGCAGCAACCTACTAATAATTATAGGTATTACCCTGTTGACCAATTTAAGTATTAAGTTCTTAGTCAATAACCCTGTAGATAATTAAACTACTTGCAGACCCTATGACATGTTTCACTCAAACACTATATAGGCTCATTTTGCAATTAACCACGGTTTCCTGATAAAAACCTATTGTTTCCTTCAGGTATACATATAATCGAGTTTCAAAAACGCGGGCTTCCTCATGTACATATACTGATTTGGTTAACTCGCGACTGCAAATGCAAGAGTCCATCAGACATCGATGACCTCATATCCGCTGAGATCCCATCTAAGACTGACGACCCAGAAGGGTACAAAGCCGTTAGTGAATACATGTTACATGGACCATGTGGTGGAAACAACATGGATGCACCCTGTATTATTGAAAGAAAATGTTCAAAACATTTCCCTAAACCGTATTACGCAGAGACAACAATAGATGAGGATGGATACGCAAACTACCGCCGAAGGAAAAATGGCGAAACGGTTACTAAAGCCAAAACTACACTTGACAACAGCTTTGTTGTCCCTTACAACAGATACCTCCTACTAAAATATAACGCACACATAAATGTAGAATGGTGCAATAGATCTCGGGCTATCaagtatttatttaaatacttaaacAAAGGCCCTGACCGAGCAACAATTGTTATACAGGAAAATTTAACTCAGATAGAAAACTCCTCAGTAGAAAAGATTGTTGAAGTAGACGAAATAAAAAAATATTTGGATTGTCGTTACCTGTCTCCATGTGAGGCTGTTTGGAGAATGTTTTCGTTCGACATCCACTTTTCTCAGCCATCCGTGATAAAGCTGTCATATCATTTACCAAGTCAACAAGCCATTACCGTACATGATTCAGCTAACCTCCCCGCGCTTCTACATAGAGAAAGCATAAAGGAGACAATGTTCACTCAATGGTTTGAACTGAACAAGCGAGACGAGAATGCCCGACAGTTTACATACACTAAAATCCCTATTCACTATGTATGGAACCAGGACGCAAAAGAGTGGACCCCTCGAAAACAACGGCGATGCATTGGACGGATTGTGTACTCAAACCCTGCATCGGGCGAGCGTTATTATCTCCGTATGTTGTTAAATATAGTGAAAGGTCcccaatcatttgaagatatccgtTCAGTCAATGGCATATTACATCCCACGTTCAAAGATGCTTGCTTTGCATACGGTCTCATAAATGATGATAAGGAGTGGACGGAAGCGATAGACGAGGCAACATTATGGGCTTCTGGTTCACAGCTTGGCGATTTGTTCGTCACAATTTTGCTTTTTTGCAACGTCAGTAAACCTCTCAAACTTTGGGAACAACATTGGGAGGCCTTATCTGATGACATTCTTCGCAAGAGGCGAAAACTGTACACCTACCCGGACTTAATCCTGACTGAGACTCAGATTAAAAACTATTGCTTGGTCGAAATATAAGCTATCTTGAATAAAAATGGTAAAAGTCTAGCAGATTACCCGGATTTGCCCCAACCTGACCAATCTCTACTAACGCATATGGACAATCGACTAATTCGAGAGGAATTAAACTACAACCTGCAGGAAATGAGAACCCTACACACCACGCTTCACAACTCTCTCACCCCAGAACAACTAGCCATTTATGAGAAGGTTATTGTAGCAGTCACACAAAAGAAGGGCGGGCTTTTTTTCCTATATGGCCCTGGTGGTACAGGAAAAACGTTTGTGTACAACACCATATTGACCAAGCTGAGATCAGAAAAGATGATCGTCCTTGCGGTAGCATCATCAGGTACgcccattttttaaaaaaaaagcagCTGTGCAGGATATGTACCTCAATATTTACtacaattaataattaaaaaacagTCATTCATTATACATAAATGTCTAGCGCCTACTATTTTGGTACTGTTTACCCCCGGTTTATAATTATAAGGTTTTACCCATAACTAATCTTTCTCCCTGTTTGTGTTTACACTTAACCGTTTATTTACTATCACATTAGACATTTGTTACCCCCTTATGTACTATATTAGCCATGTATAATTATACAGATAACGTTAAACCATGCAGTTACCATTGTATTGTCGAATACATGTTTACCCGTTTATATGAAAACACATACTTTAACAATTTACATTCGCAGGAATCGCATCGTTGCTTTTACCAGGAGGCAGGACTGCTCACAGTAGATTTGTCATCCCATTAGAACTCATGGAGAATAACACTTGCGGTATAAAACAAAAAACACACCTGGCTGATCTCATTCAGCAAACACGGTTAATAATTTGGGATGAAGCTCCCATGACACAAAAATATGCATTTGAAGCATTGGATAAAACCTTGTGGGATATTTTAGGCGCTCAAGATGAAACAAACAGAACCAGGCTCTTTGGCGGGATGCCGATTCTATTGGGAGGTGATTTTAGACAGATCTTACCGGTCATCCCCAAGGGCAAAAGACAAGAGGTGGTGCATGCGTGCATTAACCGTTCTAACCTGTAGAATCATTGTCAGCTACATACACTAACACAAATTATGAGGGTCAACGAATACGCTCCCGACGGTGCCATTGATACAAGAAAAAGGTTATTCAATAAGTGGGTGCTCGATATTGGAGATGGCAACGTCCCAGCGTCTACCCGAGACGGGGAAGATGAGGCTAGATGGATAAAAATTCCCGACGAATATATTGTTGAATCAGATACCTCCCCAATTGACACTATTGTGGACACCATATTCCCAGATTTCATAGCAAACCATCAAGATGAAGACTACTTACGCGAAAGGGCAATTTTAACTCCACGAAACGACGATGCAGACCAGATTAATAAACGCATGTTCAAGAAACTACAATCTCAAAGTATGACATACCAAAGCTCAGATGAAATATGCAAGGGATCAACAGATGCACTGGAGCAAAACCAGGCATATCCGGTCGAGTTTTTAAATAAACTGAATTTCCCCGACGTCCCACCGCACAAGCTAAAACTGAAGATCGGTCAACCTATAATGTTGTTACGAAATTTGTACCCCAGCGCAGGCATGTGTAACGGAACCCGGCTTATAATTACCGACTTTCAGAAATTCGTGATTCATGCCCGCATAATTACTGGCTCGCATATAGGGAATACGGTCATAATACCTAGAATAGTCTTAACCGCTACACAGTCCAAATGGCCATTTGTTCTGCAGCGCATCCAGTTTCCCGTTAAACCATGCTATGCGATGACGATTAACAAGAGCCAGGGACAATCCCTAGAATTAGTGGGCCTATACTTACCAAAACCGGTCTTCAGCCATGGGCAGCTATACGTGGCAATGTCACGAGTCACTCACCCCGATGGCCTGAAAATAGTGATGGTCAATGAACTATACGACGGGTTACAGAACCATACACGAAATGTCGTCTACAAGGAAACATTCACAAACCTACATCCTACTACTTAAAGGTTCATCATCACTCTCTCTAACCAATTAATTATATACTGTCCTTCATTTGCTTATAAGTTATAACATATTTATGCTATTAATTAAAAATATACAATTAATTGAAACAAGAGCGATATTCGCAATAACAGCCACGGTTACTTCCTACTTTAACAATATGTACCCCTACAATTAACTGGTTCAGGTGAACTTTTGTTTCAGGCATCCCCTGCAAATGGGAACATTATAAAATAGCATACACGCATTAATCTGGTACATTACTACTCCTCACTTTTAATTTTACAAATTATACTTTTACTATTTTGGCAGTCATGGACTTCGTTGTGTTATTTGAAACTTAATTCAAAGATATAGGATATACTCTGCTACATTCATTCAGCTCACTTTTACTTTTACAGAATATAAGGTTTCTAATTTAACAAACATGTTCTTAGTTGTCTTATTTGGCATTTGCTTCAAGTTACGCTCGCAATAAGGCTATTTGCAGCCTATATCGCTAATAAACTGTTGGTTTTAAACAGGCATACTACACACCCATAGTTCTGCGCACCTATTCTGTAACTCAATTTCATTTACCTCCCAGAAAACAGCGGCTAACCT
This genomic window from Rutidosis leptorrhynchoides isolate AG116_Rl617_1_P2 chromosome 2, CSIRO_AGI_Rlap_v1, whole genome shotgun sequence contains:
- the LOC139889521 gene encoding uncharacterized protein, giving the protein MAVTHWPITFDTFIFNVANQTDDSATLSFSRILQHSLIIESMETNMHGRVQTFVGLKIMPPPALPKPGKLGKEHTSYKKRNPHIAYTSSGTHVSYHNQGVPTFKCIYCNASMWYEERSNKPNTTKTPTFSLCCQNGKLLLPKLQEAPTLLKSLLDYTTTSTAKFREQIRVYNSMFSFTSFGAKIDHSVNRGRGPYTFRISDQTYHKIGSLLPEEGSQPRYAQLYFFDTENETRNRMSAFVSPETRQPLDEHLTTSLINMLNDHSAVAQAFRMARDWETNNISSNFELRLLARVTHTRQYNTPTVAEVAALITSDFGQWYHKEIPYRNNNGRRKTIRGFVTMREFYCYMIQQRENEGTTLLRGGRLFQQYLVDAFTAIEEQQLKWLRNHQNELRLDLYNNICDAVTRGDTKATSIGKRIILPSSHTGSPRYMVQNYQDAMALCREFDNPDLFITFTSNPKWPEINAMLSYIEGQRAPDRPDIVARVFKLKLDCIMTDIMKKHIFVTTEAGIHIIEFQKRGLPHVHILIWLTRDCKCKSPSDIDDLISAEIPSKTDDPEGYKAVSEYMLHGPCGGNNMDAPCIIERKCSKHFPKPYYAETTIDEDGYANYRRRKNGETVTKAKTTLDNSFVVPYNRYLLLKYNAHINVEWCNRSRAIKYLFKYLNKGPDRATIVIQENLTQIENSSVEKIVEVDEIKKYLDCRYLSPCEAVWRMFSFDIHFSQPSVIKLSYHLPSQQAITVHDSANLPALLHRESIKETMFTQWFELNKRDENARQFTYTKIPIHYVWNQDAKEWTPRKQRRCIGRIVYSNPASGERYYLRMLLNIVKGPQSFEDIRSVNGILHPTFKDACFAYGLINDDKEWTEAIDEATLWASGSQLGDLFVTILLFCNVSKPLKLWEQHWEALSDDILRKRRKLYTYPDLILTETQIKNYCLVEI
- the LOC139889522 gene encoding uncharacterized protein; protein product: MDNRLIREELNYNLQEMRTLHTTLHNSLTPEQLAIYEKVIVAVTQKKGGLFFLYGPGGTGKTFVYNTILTKLRSEKMIVLAVASSGIASLLLPGGRTAHSRFVIPLELMENNTCGIKQKTHLADLIQQTRLIIWDEAPMTQKYAFEALDKTLWDILGAQDETNRTRLFGGMPILLGGDFRQILPVIPKGKRQEVVHACINRSNL
- the LOC139889523 gene encoding uncharacterized protein, translating into MRVNEYAPDGAIDTRKRLFNKWVLDIGDGNVPASTRDGEDEARWIKIPDEYIVESDTSPIDTIVDTIFPDFIANHQDEDYLRERAILTPRNDDADQINKRMFKKLQSQSMTYQSSDEICKGSTDALEQNQAYPVEFLNKLNFPDVPPHKLKLKIGQPIMLLRNLYPSAGMCNGTRLIITDFQKFVIHARIITGSHIGNTVIIPRIVLTATQSKWPFVLQRIQFPVKPCYAMTINKSQGQSLELVGLYLPKPVFSHGQLYVAMSRVTHPDGLKIVMVNELYDGLQNHTRNVVYKETFTNLHPTT